The following DNA comes from Quercus robur chromosome 1, dhQueRobu3.1, whole genome shotgun sequence.
GATAGTTATATCAAGATACACAGGGATGACCAGAGAAGAAAAGATTAAATAAGCTCTTGCTTCACCTTCTAGTAGTGCTGGAATCCTTGCAACTCTTTCTAGCATGGCATTGTTCAAGTCATTCACAATCAGGATTATGTTAACCCGAGCTTAAACAAGGAGATAAAATGTTCTCTTGCATTTTAGCTATATCTGCAAAAACTTAAAACTAGCATTTTCCAATAGAATCTGCACCATCATATCAAGTTGCTATCATCTTCCTTTTTTAGGTAAATGGATTTATTGGAAGTGAGCTGTTAACGTCTGTTAAAATTTAAGTTAAGATTCTATGCTATTTTAGGCATCTAGTAATTATGGAATCAGATAATAACCAAAATACTAATTTAAACATCAATTTCCAAACTCAATAGTTTCCAGCAAGTGTTTAAACTAATTTCCCAATCCACTAGTATCCAATACAACATTTGGAAAACTAAACTTGTAACAAACACTCTGATTAATCTGTCCCATGATTTTCATTCACAagttgggttgaaaaaaaaaaaaaacagaaaagaaaagaaaagaaaagctatGCTGATCACATACCAACATCTAGTACAAAGTCACAATTCATCTGGACTACATTCATACTACAACACAAAAATTTGCAACAAAACCTGCACTAAATAAATACATACAACACGGCTTTCGGTGGGTTACCTTCATTTCCGGCCACCGTGACCTTGAAACAAGTCGCCAATCCGAGCCTCCACTTCTTCCGCATTATACTTAATAAGCCTATCCGCATTCTTTCCTAGTTCAGGCACATTCTTAAACCGCCCGATAAAGTTGCCATACGCAGGCAACAATATCTTAGTTACCGAGATTCTCAACTCCTCCCTCATCTGATCATCATAAATGGCCCAACTAGTTTGAACTTTACATATCTCCTCAAAGTAAACATTAAACAATTTCAATTTCTCTTTGAATGTCTTTGAGGCCGCACTAGTAGCTAAGGAGCTACTGTCTACTTTCAATGCTCCTAAAACCTTATTCCACGAGCTTCTCTGGTAGCTCGAGTAGCATTGCCGAACCTTGGCGTTGTGTTTTCTAATCCAATCGTCTCCTAATAAGGCTCCCAATTCACTATCCTTTACCTTCTGAACTATGTACCTCCCATTATTCATCATGAAAACAGAGGACAAAGCAGAGTCCTTGTAGATCTTCGACTTTGCCTCCAAATTACTCTCCAACAGCTCCATAATCCAATCCATTTGAACTGACAACGAAGAAGACGAAGAGGATGACACTCCTTTTGATGGAACCACATTCTCGTCGAAGACTTGTTCGAGGGTTTGGCAAGATCGACAAGCGGCTCTGAGATAATTCATCACGTATCGAGTTATTGGATGGAGACCGCCGCCTGGTACGGCGGCCTTAGCCGGGTCCCGACGGATCAAATTCTCCAGTTCCATGAAAATCCCTCTGATCGCTTCACCTAACCTCTTCCAAATCGTTATAGCTTCGTTCCTCAAAACCACACAGTACTGATCAGAAAACACAGACTCGAATTCTGGCATTAAGTCTCTCAGAGTCTCGAACACGTCGAGGATTTTGAACAACCGCTCCGGCGACCGGCTTCCGATAGCGACAGCATCGGCGAAATTCAAGAGCTGAATCGTGGATCCTCTGCAGACCTCCATGAAAGAGAGATCGGAAGCGGAGGAGAAGCCGAAGAAGACGCGATCGCAGAGTCGACGCTCGCTAGGGAAGAGGATGCGAAGAGAGACATTGGCAGCTTTGATCCAGCGTTCGATCTCGTCCTCGAGGTCCTGCCATGGCATTTTGTGAACTTCCTCAATGCTCAGCTTCTTCAACCCTAGCCTCGACAAGCTCTCCTCGAGAAACTCACGCCTAAGGCTACTGTACACGTGCGAACACTCCTTGCCAAACCCGGCCGCCACCATTCGCTTCGCGATCTCATGGAGGTCGTTGATCGTAACAGAAGGAAGAACATCGATGATGATGTTGTAGTCCGTGATTGGCTGCGCCACAGGAATTTGGTTTTCCTCATCGTTTCTGATGATTCCTCcatcttcgtcttcgtcttcgtcgTCCTCCGAGTCAAACGGCTCGCCGCTTCCGTACTCGCGACTGAGCTCAAACGACTCTCCGCCGCGTTCCATCAAGGACCGGAACTCTTCCTCCACGCGGAACATAGCCTGCTGCATAAGGTCCTCAGCGCGTACAATACACGCGCCAACGGACTTCTCTCCGGCCATGGGGCTCCAGTCCCTGATAGTAGCTATCAACTCGTCGATGGCGTCGAGAAAAGCGGAGGAGTCGGCGGAGTCAGCCCAGATCGGATGCTCCGCCGCGACGTACTGAGAGATCTGACGGTCCAGCAACTTGAGGCTGTGCTCGAGAGCGGCGCTCACTCTAGCATCCTCCTCCCCGTCTTTCTCAGACAACTTCTCGCGAGAAAACCTGCCGTCGAAAGTGGAGAAAATCTGCAAAATATCGTCCGCCATGGTATCGTTTCGGCCTAGCGTCTTCGCTATGTGCCGCGCCATAGCTAGCAATTTCTCCTCACCGTTCTCggccataaataaataatggtaataaggttttgatttatttattagcGTGAATCGGAAGAATCAATCGTAGAGAGTGGGgttaatgaaaatatatgaGGAAGCTAAGTAGAAGAAGTGAGAAAGAAAGCGGAGGAGGCGTTAACTAGCGAGGATGGCCCATTGAGGAAACTGAGGAGAAGGGGGTAAGAAGTAGGGACAGTGAAGTTGTTGTATTTACGGAAATGTCCTTTGGGAAACGCGGTTTGGGGTTGTGAGtggacaaaagaaaaagaaaagtaaaagtgGATAAAGtaggaagagagagatatataaaaagaagaaacagtCAGTAGAGAAGAAGAGAcgagtttgtgtttgtttgtttgtgtgagTGTGTGAGACTAGAGGGACAGGAACGTTGAATGCCTTTTGGGAAAAAGCATATTATAATTGAATAGTTCcaactttgaaaattttaaaaataatttattattatagaaGGTTGAATTGAATGAATGGAAACTGCGTACGAAATTATGAGTTAACAAGGCGGTGGTCCGGATTAGGTTGAACTTTTTGAAGCGGAGACTTTCCTTTCTAGTTTCTATGACCATTTTATACGGTATATGAGTAAGAGTGTGGAAGATATCTTGGAAGGAGACCAAGTACAATGGGCCCTTCGCAATATCTTGTTGAACCTAAGCCCTTTTGAAAATTCTGCAAATTCAGTGGGCCTCTGTCCGTAATtggggccttttttttcttttgttttggtcCTCTTCTTTgtcttctcctttttttggcGGAATTCCTtcctttgttttgcttttgtgaGTTTGTCCTTGGTTGTTGGATTCAAGACAAATTTTTCCATGTTCTAAAGTTATAGACTTATAATCAATCCATCCGATCAAACTTGGTGACCAAACACCCTCCACCGTGACATAACGGTCATGGTTGTTAAAATTAGGATCTAGAACGCTAGAATAATCACTCTACAAtctttgggaaaaaaatatgtAAGTTTAAAGGACCAAATTGATATGGAGATCTAGATGAAAACTAGTTGTTAGAATTCACTATTtactttttgaataaaaaaatgctctaaagaacaaaaaccacGTGTCATATCAAATATTAAATTGGTCCAAAAATTTAAACGGTAGCTCAACTTtagattttgataatttttgctTTCTAAATTACAAATGATGATTTTAAATTGGTACCATTGTCTCTCTTTAACATCtcttttagatttattttattttgaaaacttagtGTAATTGTTGATTAGAGCTATTCAAGTCAACTGCCTACTCAAACCACCTGATTAGACTCAATCTGTTCGCCATCAAATTCAACACTCTGGCAATCGACGGCAGATCTCCGCCTTCAAAAACCTATGTCGACAGTTCAAGTGGTGAGTCTTCTCTTTCAAAACTTGAGCCACCCAAATTGACCGTGATATAATATATGTTAGGGTTTTTCAACCATTTTAAAGTCTCTCCTCTCTTGATCTCTTCACTCTCAGTCTTTCCTCTCTCAATCTCTTTACTTTTTAGTGCAAATCTACAATTAGTACCTCCATCACAATGTTGCTAGCTTGTCTTCATCACTAATTCGTCTCCATCTCTAACGTCGCCACTCATTAATTCAAATctacaattctctctctctctctctcaagttcgATTTCTCTAGCTTTCGTTGTTCAATCTCATGGCCCTTTCACTATGGTTATGCTATttcatatctttttatttttgtttgtgttctttAGATGTGTGATCTACTGCTATTTAGGTTATAGACATGTTCTTCATACTTCATAGTTCAGTGTTTAATCTCTATATTTCAGTTGAAATCGAAGCCAACTATCGTCCACTCAAACCCTCTAACTCAACTCATGGTTATTTATGATTGACATCGAGTCTATAACTTCTTCACTCAACCTAATTAGGTCAGTTGTGAGTTAGTGATACCAGGATACAATTTGATTTGAAGTAAATAGCAAATTGAACTctctcaaaattaaattaagctCACCACTAAGGGGAAATCCAACAGGATACAAAATTTCACCACCCAATGGGAATTGCCTAAGATACAAGGCTAATAAACTCACAACTCAATGGTATTCACCCAAAGAGATACAGAGAATAGAAAACAATAATTCTGAATAATCACAATTTGAATATTTCATTTCAACCAACCACATATTATAGTGCTTAGAACATCCCTCTGAGCATGGGAAAATTAAAGAGTACTTGATTCCTAAAACATAGagaattgaaagaaaataaatggcTAGTGATTTCCCATAAATGACAAAtttctaaactaatttttttttcttagagaattctaaattgactaattaaatgCATAGTGATGGTGTACTACGAAATAAGCCAACTCCAAGCTCATCCACAAGAGTCGTCCAAAGAAGAATGGGCACTTTATAGAACAATCGTCTATGAAAAGGTCGTCCATCAACAAAGATGCTTGGACGACCCCCAAACGGAAATTCCAAGCATGTTCCTCTACACAAGTTAATGAAATGAATCACATGTTTCTGTCCCGAAGCATAAGTAAAAATCGAAGTTCATTGTTACAAGTTCTTACTAAATACTTCTGTGGGGACCGTTTGATCTATAGGCCCCTAAAGTTCAAAATTGATTCAGGATTGTTGGGCccgtggcccatccgaggatacATATCCGTCCGAGGACACCCtactcctcggcagtatgcGTCCGAGGACGGTCAGGACGTGGTCTTATTGCAACCAGACCTCAGAATTAGGTCACCGAAAAGGATAGAATAACCGACCAAGGGTGAAAGAGAAAAGGCagacaaatatctataactacagctgcctccgcattaatgacctctcaaccaactctctggccgcattaatgtggaggtgatacctgaacagtaaggaaGCAGCCTTATagctgcccataggaagttccaggaggtgttagatgggacagaaagaaagcCTCCggacccaacctacacgtgtgcggTAAGGATGGAACACAAAAGGGGggtatataaactaaaagaagaACATAAAGAAGGGGGATTGGAACagaacgaaaaaagaaaaaaggacataaacaaaaaagaagcgagcaagagcaaaaaaaaagaattgcatTGATCACTAAAGAAAACGATCGTTGTACCAACTGTAGACCTTTAACATACTTGAGAGTGAACCTTTTGAGGGTAGACCacagttaacctagttctttacacccacgctctacaaattatattgtttgggcctttttacgagCGAGCCCAACACCGTTGCggttcgttacgaatcgtgtccttacaattggcgccgtctgtgggaagagcttgtgtTAGCTTTTACAACTTCTGGTACAACGTTTCCGATGGAAGGAGTGGAACTACCTCATCCTGCAGCGGGACCGCATCAGGATGATGTCAACCTGCATCAGGCGGAGTCAAGGGGCTCTCAGCATGGTGGTCCTCGAAGGAGTCCTGAACAGAGGGAAGTCCGGGAGGGGAGTGTACATACAACTTATACCACCAGGAGCCATTCACGCGGGAAGAGTCACGTCTCCCACGCGAAGCATGGTGGGAATCTGCAACGTGAGATCGCAGACTTGAAGAGAGAGTTGCGCCATGCACGGCGGGAACGTTCCCCACCTTGCTCTAAACCATCATCCGGGGAGTCGGATGGAACTAGCTACAGGCGGAGGTCGAGAACTCCGCAAAGCGAGACTTTCTCCTATGAAGAGAAACATCGCCATAGGCGTAGGCATAGAAGTCCAACTAGCAGGGGCTTGGGaaacgatgccatgaacaaaACCCTAAGTCAAATTTCCAAGTCACCTTTTACAAGAAACATAGACGATGCTACCCATCCTCGGCGGTTCAACCAACCTACGTTCTCTCTGTATGATGGCCATTCAGATCCGGTGGAACATGTAAGCTATTACAACCAGAAGATGGCTATTCATTCCAGGGA
Coding sequences within:
- the LOC126727522 gene encoding exocyst complex component EXO70B1 — encoded protein: MAENGEEKLLAMARHIAKTLGRNDTMADDILQIFSTFDGRFSREKLSEKDGEEDARVSAALEHSLKLLDRQISQYVAAEHPIWADSADSSAFLDAIDELIATIRDWSPMAGEKSVGACIVRAEDLMQQAMFRVEEEFRSLMERGGESFELSREYGSGEPFDSEDDEDEDEDGGIIRNDEENQIPVAQPITDYNIIIDVLPSVTINDLHEIAKRMVAAGFGKECSHVYSSLRREFLEESLSRLGLKKLSIEEVHKMPWQDLEDEIERWIKAANVSLRILFPSERRLCDRVFFGFSSASDLSFMEVCRGSTIQLLNFADAVAIGSRSPERLFKILDVFETLRDLMPEFESVFSDQYCVVLRNEAITIWKRLGEAIRGIFMELENLIRRDPAKAAVPGGGLHPITRYVMNYLRAACRSCQTLEQVFDENVVPSKGVSSSSSSSLSVQMDWIMELLESNLEAKSKIYKDSALSSVFMMNNGRYIVQKVKDSELGALLGDDWIRKHNAKVRQCYSSYQRSSWNKVLGALKVDSSSLATSAASKTFKEKLKLFNVYFEEICKVQTSWAIYDDQMREELRISVTKILLPAYGNFIGRFKNVPELGKNADRLIKYNAEEVEARIGDLFQGHGGRK